TAAACATTCAATAGATGGAGATATGAAAATCAACTGTCCGTGTATTGATTGTAGCAATAGGTATCGTAGGACTCGAGATAAGGTCCAGTATCATCTTTTATTTAGGGGTATAAGGAGAGATTATAGTACTTGGTACCTTCATGGGGAAGGTGATAGTGAAGTGGAAGGTGATAGtgaagtggaaggtgatgatgAATATGGTATGCTATATGGTGATATGTTTGATATGATCAAGGATGCTTATCCACAAGTGGTGCGTGACAAGGAATCAAGTGGAAATGAACCACAAGAGCCAAATGGAGATGCAAAGAAATTTTATAGATTGTTGGAAGCAGTTAAACAACCTTTGTATCCAGATTGTGAAAAGTATTCAAGCTTGTCCTTCATAGTCAAGTTATTGCACATAAAGTGCGTATCATCATGGAGCAACAAGTCCTTTAGTATGTTGATGGAGCTGTTAAAGGATGCATTTCCTATGTGTGAGAGACTACCTAGCTCGAACTATGAGGCAAAAAAGATAGTCAACAATCTAGGCCTCCATTATGAGAAGATAGATGCGTGCAAAGATGATTGTGCACTTTATTATAAGGAGTATTCAAAAGCAACTCAATGTCCAGTTTGTAAACTTTCAAGATGGCAGCCAAATAAGGGTggtaaagggaaaaataaaaaggtaccATAGAAGGTTTTGCGGTATTTTCCACTTAAATCAAGGCTACAACGATTGTTTATGTCAACAAAGACTGCTGCAGATATGAAATGGCACCATGAAAAACGTGTTAATGATGGAGTGTTACGACATCCAGTAGATTGTGAAGCTTGGAAAAAATTTGACCAAATTCATGAGTCATTTGCAATGGATCCCCGTAATGTTAGGCTTGGACTAGCTACAGATGGGTTTAACCCATTTGGAAATATGAATATTAAATACAGTGTCTGGCCTATTATCTTATTTCCATATAATCTTCCCCCTTGGATGTGCATGAAGGAGCCTTACTCATTGATGTCATTACTTATACCAGGCCCAAAGGGTCCTGGGAATGACATTGATGTATTCTTGAGGCCGTTGATTGATGAGCTGAAAGAATTGTGGGAAGATGGGGTGTGTACATATGATGCTTCAGCAAAGGAGAACTTTCAGATGAGAGCAGCAGTGTTATGGACTATCCATGACTTCCCTGCATATGCTGTTATTTCCGGTTGGAGTACAAAGGGAAATTTGGCGTGTCCTTGTTGTCATAGTGAGACTACTCATTGCAGGTTACGAAATGGACATAAGATATGCTATATGGGACATCGTCGTTTTTTGGCCTTAGACCACAAATGGCGTAATATGAAGTCACAATTTAAtggtaaaaaagaaaggaagacaGCACCCAAACGGTTATCTGGTAATGATGTGTTAAAACAAATTCTTCCATTAAAGCCAATTATATTTGGGAAAGGCCAGAAAAAGCAATTTCTAGAAGGGCATGGGCAGTTTCATAATTGGAAGAAGCATagcattttttttgaattgccATATTGGAGAACACTTTTGTTACGTCACAATTTGGATGTGATGcatgttgaaaaaaatatatttgacaATGTGATTGGGACAATTATGAATATTAATGATAAAACGAAGGATTCTTTAAGCACTCGTCTTGATCTACAAGAAATGGGCATACGACATACGCTCCACCCCATAGAGGTTAATGGGAAGATAGAGCTACCCCCAGCTTGTTATACACTGTCAAATGATGAGAAAAGGGCCATATGCTTATGggcaaaaaatcttaaatttccGGATGGCTACTCTGCAAACTTATCTCGATGTGTGAATATTGAGGAGAGAAAATTTTCTGGTATGAAGACTCATGATTGTCATGTTTTCCTAGAAAGATTACTCCCACTTGCAGTGCGTGACTTTTTACCTAAAAAAGTATCTGATGCTTTGACTGAGTAAAGTAACTTTTTCAAAGAATTGTGTTCCAAAGTGTTACGAGTGGATGATTTGGATCGTCTTGAAACCCAAATTGCAATAACCCTCTGTAAATTAGAACAAATTTTTCCACCTTCTTTCTTTGATGTAATGGTTCACTTGGCCATTCACCTATCATGGGAAGCTAAAGTTGCAGGTCCAGTGCAATACAGATGGATGTACCCAGTTGAGAGGTAAAGtttacaaaatttcattataatcTAAATTACAATTGCAcactagtattttatttttgataaaatttcatattatgCCTTCAAATATAGGTATTTGCACAAGCTTAAGAATTATGTCCGTAATAAGGCATAGGCAGAAGGGTCTATTGCAGAAAAGTATTTAGCAGATGAATGTCTTACATTTTTTTCTCGCTATTTACATGGAATAGAAACCAAATTTAATCGGGTAGAGCGAAATTATGATGGAGGTACTTCCGCATGTGCAAATACCTCTCAATTGTCTATATTCTCAACACCTGGACGACATTTAGGGAAAGCGATAAGGTGTGAGTTGAACGATGATCTTCACAATGCAGCAACATTTTATGTCCTTCAAAATTGTGTCGATGCTGACCGATTTGTTGAGTAAGATGATCTTCACAAAAATTACTTCTTTGATATTCTCATGATATGATATTAAAACTGATTAGGATATTTAACTGTGTGCAGAGAACATAAGAACATCCTTACAAATGCTGGTGTTCTCGACATTGACAGGGTGCATAGACAAGAATTTATTGCGTGGTTTGAAAAAAGAGTAAGAgagtaatttattttgaaaatgtatgTTTGTTTATTCTTTAACTACTACAACTTGAGTTTAACTTTATTTAGGTTTTATTGTAGATCACCAACTTATATAATACAAGGCAAGTTGATGGGCATATGCTTTCATTAGCTCGGGGCCCTGAGAAAAGGGCTATTTTTTATCGAGGTTACAATGTTAATGGGTTCAGATTTCATACAAATCAATGTGATGAAAGTAAAAGAACACAAAATAATGGAGTTATGGTGAGAGGGGAGGATCAAAGCTGCAATGTGCCTTATTATGGACAACTAACAGACATTGTTGAACTTCAATATACTGAAGGGAACAaagttgtgttgtttaaatgtGATTGGTATGATGTATCTCGTGAAGGAATTGGCTATAAGAGAGATCGGCACGGAACCACCATTGTTAATACATCACGAAAGTTGAAAACCGTAGAGCCATTTGTATTAGCATGTCAAGCAACTCAAGTTTACTATGTTAATGGAATAAAAGATCCCACATGGAATGTTGCGATTGAAACCAAACCATGAAACCTTTATGAAATGCCATCAGATGAAGAAGAGCCAtaccaagaagaagaaaatttacactataatgcaaatgtgctacaagaagaaaatgaggaTGGTGATATAGATTGGAGTAGGAGTGGTGTTGAGAATATGATAATTGAGTGACTTCAAAGGCTTACAGCCTCCACTCCATCACCGTATTTGGCTTCATCCAGATTAGTCATTTGTGTGCATAATACTAAGGATGCTTATTGAAATAGAAATTTAGTTACAGACAAGGTACGGGCATTTATATCCCATGCTCTCTTTCTTAATTATCTAAGGCTATTACCCTAAAAGTATAGAATGCTCTTAATGACCCCATTGAGTTTAATATGTGATTATTGCTTgaagttgcttttttttttgaaagagataCTATTGTTGGCTTTATGAATGTGTCCCCTTCATGCTTATATATCTATTTTGTCTCAGACATGCACTTTAGACTAGGGAGGCAAGGACAATGGAGTCATGAACACAATTTAGACCGCATATTTGAGCTTGATCAAAATTCTTGGATACATGGAGGTTATTAGCGAGGGTATTGAACTTTAATATATTAACTACAATCGActcaaaaaatagcattaaaaaTTTACCTCCTTACCTGATTTCTTTATCATTTGAGCCAATGTCTATTTGGAAGTAGAGTCAAATTTGTTTTAAGAATATCAAAATGTCTATTTGTTCATAATAAGAATGACTAAGCTTTTAGTGGCGAAACAAcgattaaattttagtttattttgctAGACTCTCATATGATCTTGTTACTTACATGTAACACAATGGtggatttaatggtttagaaacATTTCTGCAATAAGCGTGAGTTTTCATAAgtaaaacttatttatttatttttttgtaattagggTGTTAATGTTAGTGGTGGTTGATTTTCTGAATTTTAGATTGCAGGGACAGTAAGAAAGCTGGGCATTCTGGTGGTTGCGGATAAAGTTTGTCATATCTCACTTTTGGAACTAATCCATTTGTGCCAATGGGAGTATTTGGATCAATAGTGCCTGTTCTCACACTAGGGTTCATATCGAAGAGATGGCTTGTACCAGGTTGGCGAGTAGGATGGCTTCTGATTAGCGACCCTAATGGCTAGAATTCTTCCTAGACACAAAGGCTAAACTTCTTGGATCCAAGTCTAAATTACTGCCTCCAATTCTCACCACTTAATTGCTTTGCACTGATTttgaattgagtttttttttttttgttcatcttATTTCCCAGCACTATGAGTGATTGGCAATCACTGACTGCTATGTGTTGTGGATatgtaaataacatttttactaTAGTCTAGTTCATTCAACTTTCCAAAGAAGCAATCATGTAATTCTTGTAGGGGTTAATTACATAGATAGAAAATGATGGATAAATTAGAATTATGAAGTTCAAAGTGATCAAGCTGAGTCCGAAGGTTTCAAAGAATTTGAGCTAACCATCTATAAGTTGGTGGCCTAATTGAAAActagaaatgaaaaataagatatTATGAATTTTAATAGGCATAATTTTGAAGACAAACTTCCTATCACTTTATCACCAATCATTATATTCTTTGAATCTTAGAATTAACTTATCtccaaagaaaattaatatttttatgattatttgCGAAGGCCAATTGTAGCCctcgcaaataatttagtattagtgagggtatatttttcattcacacaaaaaataaacattttgcAAGGAATTTTTATTGTCCCTCGGAAATAATTTGGTGGGAATATTTccctccaaatttttttgtattttaatgaTTGTTTGTGAAGGTCAGTCCTAACCCTCGCAAATAaatttagtattagtgacgACATTTTTTTAACCGTCacaaataatacactttttACGAGAGATTTTTAATTGTCCCTCGTAAATAATATGGAGGGAAAATTTCCCtctaaaatattagtatttgtgacGGCTATAACACATACTTGcgacagctttttttttttgtcacaaatatttcacattttaccaagtatttgCGAGGGCATTATTTTGCcatcacaaataatattttttgagagGGCTTTTTGGGTCCGTCAAAAATTCTTGGTCGctaatagacatttttttttttagtgcacAATCAAGGAACATCTTCCCCCCATGGACAGCAAGGAAGAATGTGTCATCTAAAGTGAAAGGGCACTGACCTGGATCTGATTTtgttgtcacaaagactacggaaaccaaatcgggtgatcattgggaaatcacacatggcatagggttaaaaccacataaaactCACAAGTATACATTTCCtttcaaatacatagtttataaccaggtaatttcagaaaaaccttaaataatctaactttcacaaagtttgtaaggttttcaacttcattcttgtcaaaaagattttctatcaatttcccaaataacaagacaagataagcatctttaatttttccaatataccataaaatccatgatttccttatcaaagattaaacaAAAGATACTCATTTTTCCATGTCAACAATTtatgcatttccccaaatacaataccaaatatgatgcattttcatatataacaatatataatagGGTCACGGCACAatacttttaagaaaacatatatccatatatatatagatatatatatatatatatatatatatatatatatatatatatatatatatatatattttaaatgtgtttgacccaaaaataacatttatgaaacatggttttttttcctaaaatatcatttaaaagctacttacctcagCAGTCCAATCCAAATTTACCTCAACCGGGCATTGCATTCAACCAATCAAGTTACTAGTTCCATCACCAAGTACCTTGGAACCTAGAAACACAAGTATCAAGCCTATTAATAACAAAGCCTATTAATAACAAGGCCTACTACAAAATTATGCTATCAAATTTGTCTCCATAAATCGGAAAGGATTCCCTCAAAAATCAAACTTGAGGCCCTAAAGCCTAATTTGACCATCCCAAGACAGATACCCCTACCCAAATGGGAAGCAAACAAGCATACAAAAAACTCATAGGACTACAACACATCCAAAGCCTTTAATTTCCCTTCAACAAACAATGTGCATTTACCAACTTGATACAACGTATGTCACTACCAAACCATGATAAAATTAGCCAAAGTAAAACACTTTTCAAAGaaaacacatataaacttacaAGCTAAACCACACAATAAAAGCCTTGAGTAAATTCCTTAAAGTCTCAGCATCCTAATCACACTTTCAAATAACTTCTATCAAGTCAGCCcttttaataaaattcatttggTCCACTTAGTGTTATCCAAAAAGCTTGAAATTAAATAGGGAGAAGCCTTTATATGTCTAGTATGTACCACCAAAAATTTAACTCAAAATGTTTTTTCTATAATGTATTAAAAATCACGTAATTCAGCTTACTCAAATCTGTCAAGGATAGATTTACAgtcccaaaagaaaaatcattataattattatactAGCCAAAATGCTTTGAGACTTGAATTAGGTAACATATATGTGTATTAGCTTTCATTATAGCCATCATAGGCTTCCAAATTCAATCTATGGTAGTTATTATGAACTTTTAACTACAATGTGTGTAGAGTTTCTACAGAAAACAAATTGAGTATTAAGTATGGTCAAATGGCCTTTTTGAACACCAAACACCATATCCCCTTTCGAGAAATATCATATGTTCATCCTCAACAAACCGTTTTATCATTGGTACTATACATAAACACTagaatttcaagaaattaaCACAACAAGCGACCACAAAACAAAGTTTAGCAAAACTCATACAAAACCATAAATCgtacaaaactaaaagaaacaTCTCACACAACCCATATCTGAAGCTTGAATTACCCACTTTTTAAACATCCTCAAGAAGAAATGCccatatcaaaatattatccCCACCCAAGAGATTGACTCTACACAAGCTTTAGACcataaccaaaacaaataaataaggaaGTGGATCCAAAAAATTTCACCTTTACACCACTGTTTCAGCAACTCAAGGAGCACTTGCTGCATCCATTAAAATGGAGCGGTGTTGGTAGGGGCGGCACCACCTTATGGCCAGGGTGGTCTcaggaccaccctgacttgaaaaaaaatttatacataataatttaaaattttatatttatctactttaaaaaaaaaaagtgagaacaccctgaattttttttatgccaataaaattaaattttggttcataatttgagcaacttaacaatatattagggtcTTTCAAGCAAAAGAACCAcatgcttttatattcttttaagcCTATACTATGgctttacttttagtttttgctttacCTTACACACTGTCATTGTACGACtactttttatcaaaaacattataatatatattatacaactaATTGGTCAAAGTCACGTAACTTTAGCCTTTTTCATTGtacaactacttttttttttctatttccgATAATtttgagtagaaaaaaatagtagttttagttaattaagtgaataaacttaaaaagttacttaattttatataatatcaattaattcattatatatatatatatatataaaataaaatttttatttttatgattataattAAACATGTGATTGTCCATTCTAAGGAcatttgattaaatttacacGAAAAATGTCActaaatattatgtttttacattttgctaccatattattagtaataaaattattatatttttatttatataatttaaaattttattaattatattatttatgatgtCACCGATTCAACCATTGGTCAGATCTCGGTCTGACCAAAAAACCAATCTCTTTTTCGGTTCATTTACCATACTAGTTTATAAAACCAtgtaaacccccccccccccccccaaaaaaaacttgaacaaaaatctgaaaaaaaaaaaaaatttataataaaactgATAACAAGGCCCAAACCAAATGCAAATGGAAAAGCCCAGTACAAGATCAATCTCATCTCAGACTAAGACTATCACTACTCTAACACCAACACGATTACATTTTTAATTCACAGATTCACAAGtcattaaacaatttaaactaaaactaaatcaaaCCTAAAGActaaaaggaaataagaaacTCACTTACTCTCTCCAGCTATCGCCGTCCATCCCTATTCAGCAATActaacaacaaccacaacagAACTCCACAAGCTTTATGttgtaaaactttatgtatttgcgtgttttttattgttgttgttgttgctgttgttgttgttgttgtcaatatataaaattttctttttattagattgtgtaatttatgcttcttgAGAAACACCCTGGAAAAAATCCCTGGAACCACCACTGGGTATTGGTATGGTTTAGGTTGCTTTAAGTGGTGATAATGGGTGGTTGTGAGTAGAAGAAGctcaaagaaaaatagaattatTAACtaccttaaaaagaaaaataaaattcatttgagATATTATTCACATCTAAAATTTGCTTAAGAAAAAGGCTTGGGGTGTTACAAGCAGCCTCCATTATTGCCTGTTTTCCAAAGCCTAATAAACAGTAATAACGGATTGACTACTTGTTGAAAAATTTATGAAGGTGACAGCTGGGTGGTGTCTGTTCCAGCATTAGTGAATCATTTGTTAGATTCTAAAAGGTGCCTGTGGTATAAAAATGGTTTGCGGAacatggtgacaaacatgatgCCGAAGGATTGAATAAACAAAGGATTTAGTTTGGAGTGCAATTTAGAATACAATGTCACAAATCGATATTAATTCAAGTGCCCAACATCCTCAACGAAACTTAGAAGCTTAAAGCTCAAAACTGCTTGATATTACAATTTGAAACATCTATGTATCTACAAATTAATGCAGTTCATTCTCAGATGCTACAGATAATGGAGAAGGAACATCTTCAGGTTCTCTACACGGTTTAACCCACCTTCCATGTTTGTTAAGCACAAGCCCCTTGTAAGGCAATTGATACCAAAACTTAGGGATCCTCAACTCCTCAATTAGCATATCTGTTGTCTTGTTCACCAATGCAACATCTCTCCGAGCATTCCACCGAAACTTGCGCTGCTTGCCAAGAAATCCATCTAAGAGATGGAGGTATATCTCCAAATTATGGCTGCCTATCAAATCAGACTCACGCTTTAAATAAGGTGACATGAACATGTCAAGTTTCAACTGGCTTCCTACATGCCTATAAAcccaattgaattttttagtaACAAAATTAAGCTTATGAAGAATATTGTTTCATATGAACCCTGGAAATTTTGGGACTATATCTTGCTTAACTACAATGCGTAGTGTTTTTACCCCTATTTCATCAAGCTTTTCCTTAAATGCCAAGTTCCCAACCCTTGGTGCTCCAAAAGAAATGACACTAATGGGAAGGCCAGGGATTGAAGTAGCAGCTTCATAAGCATTGAGGAGAGCCAAAGCACCACCAAGGCTATGCCCAGTGATGGTGAAGCTTATTCCTTCACCTTTTGCTTTATAGAACTTGATGAGTCTATTCACTTCTTCCATGACTTGCTCAGAAGCACTCAACTTGTTATACCTGGTGAACTCACTCTTTGATTTATAAATACTACGAAACCCATGTTGGACCTTTATTTTCCCATCCCCAATACGCTCAAGCATTGCCTTAAGATCTGTGAACCATTCAGTTGGAGAAATTGTACCTCGCCATGCCATGACTATGTCTCTTCTTCCAATCCTTTCTGATTCTTCATCGTTGCTAACCGCTACATAGCCCATCCAATTGGAATCTTTGCTCCATGTTTCACCTAGATGTGACCTCTCAAACCAACTCGGAACATCTACATGTGACATGGCGTAGATGTACTTAGTAACCTTGTAACCATGATTTGTTAGGCCTAATTCTTCGAAAAGCTTGTGCCGGTTGTATCTACAACTCCCACAAAACTCGGACAAAGGATCAAAGTCAAATCCATCATAAGTAGCCTGCGCAAATTCTCCATATTTAATAATTTCGCGTCGAAGCCAAGGATGGAGAGGGTCAAGAAGATTGTCCCAATTGTGCAAATCATGAATTTCACGCCATTTTGTTGATATGTTTTCCTTTGGAGACTTGGTGGGTGTCATTAGATCACCCCAGTCTATAAAATCTGAAGCTGTGTATGGCAATTGGAGGAGGGATAATAGTGATTTTGTGACATGATGAGaagcttttttctttatatgtgCTTGTTGAATTGGCTTAACAGCCTCCTCTGCTTGAACCCGGACTAGGGAGAGTTGTTTCATGCTTGAAGCACAAGTTAGATGAAAACGATTAAGCTTCATAGAGGATGATGATGCCTTTTTGATGGCCTTCCAAGTTACACCAAACTTCAACTTCAATACCCATTTGGTTTTCTTtgctcctttttcttttctgactTGCCTCAATGGTGATACCTCCATGATCGTCTTAAGGGGGTTA
The sequence above is drawn from the Castanea sativa cultivar Marrone di Chiusa Pesio chromosome 5, ASM4071231v1 genome and encodes:
- the LOC142636897 gene encoding phospholipase A1-Igamma1, chloroplastic-like yields the protein MEVSPLRQVRKEKGAKKTKWVLKLKFGVTWKAIKKASSSSMKLNRFHLTCASSMKQLSLVRVQAEEAVKPIQQAHIKKKASHHVTKSLLSLLQLPYTASDFIDWGDLMTPTKSPKENISTKWREIHDLHNWDNLLDPLHPWLRREIIKYGEFAQATYDGFDFDPLSEFCGSCRYNRHKLFEELGLTNHGYKVTKYIYAMSHVDVPSWFERSHLGETWSKDSNWMGYVAVSNDEESERIGRRDIVMAWRGTISPTEWFTDLKAMLERIGDGKIKVQHGFRSIYKSKSEFTRYNKLSASEQVMEEVNRLIKFYKAKGEGISFTITGHSLGGALALLNAYEAATSIPGLPISVISFGAPRVGNLAFKEKLDEIGVKTLRIVVKQDIVPKFPGFI